The Snodgrassella alvi wkB2 genome window below encodes:
- the rpsF gene encoding 30S ribosomal protein S6, producing the protein MRHYEIVFIVHPDQSEQVGAMVERYKTMITEANGKIHRLEDWGRRQLAYPINKIHKAHYVLMNIETTPEVIDEIETAFRFNDAVLRHLTVKMDAAVTEASPMMKDEKSKNLLAGNSTETASEEAAEA; encoded by the coding sequence ATGCGTCATTATGAAATCGTGTTCATTGTCCATCCGGATCAAAGCGAACAGGTCGGTGCTATGGTTGAACGTTACAAAACCATGATTACCGAAGCTAATGGTAAAATTCACCGTCTGGAAGACTGGGGTCGCCGTCAGCTGGCTTACCCGATCAATAAAATTCATAAAGCACACTACGTGTTAATGAATATTGAAACCACACCTGAAGTGATTGACGAAATTGAAACAGCATTCCGCTTTAATGATGCTGTATTGCGTCATCTGACTGTAAAAATGGACGCAGCAGTGACTGAAGCTTCTCCAATGATGAAAGACGAGAAGTCTAAAAATCTGTTAGCAGGTAACAGCACTGAAACTGCTTCAGAAGAAGCAGCTGAAGCCTGA